From one Flavobacterium sp. N502536 genomic stretch:
- a CDS encoding nitrilase family protein produces the protein MKNLKIATAQFENKSGDKTYNLAVIEKLSQQAARQGCDVISFHECSVTGYTFARHLSKEQMLDLAELIPSGESIVKLTEIARNNNIVILAGLFEKDEDDNLFKAYVCVDQNGLVAKYRKLHPFINPYLTPGDRYCIFEIKGWKCGILICYDNNIIENVRATTLLGAKIIFMPHVTMCTPSTRPGAGFVAPQLWENREADPTSLRLEFDGMKGRDWLMKWLPARAYDNAIYAIFSNPIGMDDDQLKNGCSMIIDPFGDVLAECRSFDDSFTTAILTPEKCTQAGGNRYIKARRPELYRDIIGQEHQSEQNVVWLDVPKKS, from the coding sequence ATGAAAAATCTAAAAATAGCCACCGCTCAGTTCGAGAATAAAAGCGGTGACAAAACGTATAATTTAGCTGTAATTGAAAAACTTTCGCAACAGGCAGCGCGTCAGGGTTGTGATGTTATTTCGTTTCACGAGTGCTCGGTAACCGGTTATACTTTTGCACGACATTTATCAAAAGAACAAATGTTAGACCTGGCAGAATTAATTCCGAGTGGAGAAAGCATCGTGAAATTGACTGAAATTGCCCGAAACAATAACATCGTGATTCTGGCCGGTCTTTTTGAAAAAGACGAAGACGATAATTTGTTCAAAGCTTATGTGTGTGTCGACCAAAACGGTTTAGTTGCCAAATACCGAAAACTGCATCCGTTTATAAACCCATACCTCACTCCGGGCGATCGTTATTGTATTTTTGAGATTAAAGGCTGGAAATGTGGAATTTTAATCTGTTACGACAACAACATTATCGAAAATGTTCGTGCTACCACTCTTTTAGGGGCCAAGATCATTTTCATGCCGCATGTTACCATGTGTACGCCCTCTACCCGACCGGGTGCTGGTTTTGTTGCTCCACAACTATGGGAAAACCGCGAAGCCGATCCTACTTCTCTCCGACTGGAATTTGACGGAATGAAAGGCAGAGACTGGCTAATGAAATGGCTGCCCGCGAGAGCCTATGACAATGCTATTTACGCTATATTCTCTAACCCAATCGGTATGGACGACGATCAGCTGAAAAATGGCTGTTCGATGATTATTGACCCTTTTGGAGATGTTTTGGCCGAATGCCGCTCTTTTGATGACTCTTTTACAACCGCAATACTCACTCCTGAAAAATGTACTCAGGCTGGTGGCAATCGTTACATAAAAGCAAGAAGGCCAGAATTGTATCGGGATATTATTGGTCAGGAGCATCAATCCGAACAAAATGTAGTATGGCTGGATGTTCCTAAAAAAAGTTAA